One region of Vibrio pelagius genomic DNA includes:
- a CDS encoding SDR family NAD(P)-dependent oxidoreductase translates to MNIKSVLRNIVTIKNFMVSLLRNGGVTYANIVQVNYDSRLKGKRIVVTGGTTGIGFFIAKKAIEEGAFVLITGRSIDNLEKAKNKIDSDRLFVLKWDVANLSLLDEKFDEVVRLLGGIDVLVNNAGVLVEQSFPRVKEEAWDKTYSVNSKAIYFLSQCISNYWISKKVKGKILNISSTSGFYGSVIPYGLTKWDVLGLTEGLAKALAPKGIIVNGIAPGRTATPMLNKSSDNNIYDSMTLPNRYGLPEEIAELAAFLISDSANFIVGQTIICDGGYILGK, encoded by the coding sequence ATGAACATAAAGTCAGTGTTACGTAACATCGTTACTATTAAGAACTTTATGGTAAGTTTGTTGCGAAATGGTGGAGTTACATATGCCAATATTGTACAAGTTAATTATGACTCTAGGTTGAAAGGGAAACGAATAGTCGTTACAGGAGGGACTACAGGCATTGGTTTTTTTATAGCTAAAAAGGCCATAGAAGAAGGTGCTTTCGTTCTAATAACAGGTCGTTCAATAGACAATTTAGAAAAAGCAAAAAACAAGATAGATAGTGATCGATTATTTGTCCTTAAGTGGGATGTTGCTAATCTTAGTTTATTAGATGAAAAGTTTGATGAAGTAGTAAGATTATTAGGTGGTATTGACGTTCTAGTAAATAATGCCGGTGTTCTCGTTGAGCAGAGTTTTCCTCGAGTAAAAGAAGAAGCGTGGGATAAAACATACTCCGTTAACTCCAAGGCAATATACTTTTTATCTCAATGTATATCTAACTACTGGATAAGTAAAAAAGTTAAAGGGAAAATTTTAAATATATCGTCAACAAGTGGATTCTACGGTTCTGTAATTCCATATGGATTAACAAAATGGGATGTATTGGGATTAACAGAAGGCTTAGCAAAAGCTCTTGCTCCTAAAGGTATTATTGTTAATGGTATAGCACCTGGCAGAACAGCTACACCTATGTTAAATAAAAGTAGTGATAATAACATTTATGATAGTATGACTCTTCCCAACAGATATGGATTACCTGAAGAAATAGCAGAACTAGCCGCATTTTTAATTTCTGACTCTGCAAATTTTATAGTTGGTCAAACAATTATTTGTGATGGTGGATATATTCTTGGTAAATGA
- a CDS encoding glycosyltransferase family 2 protein, whose amino-acid sequence MAKVSVIVPVYNSEKYIEKTLSSLLSQTLEELEIIIIDDGSKDNSLFLIKSILERTPTKKFVRLINRENKGVSFTRNEGIRLAKGEYVIQLDSDDWCEKNWIEKLYLNAITNDSDIVICNYKKVFRSKELLVIEPRYNSSIEYINAMLVGDISGFSWNKLVRKEVIIRNNIIFPVNINYCEDLIFFIDVFNCSSSISYINDALVYYNNDNPSSITKKMDKKKVNQIIKSIDFIEGRLTSLFSSDEVLYYIDIFKLNQKCWIMQSMLPNVPKSIWLMYPESNKYITKSRQPYYIKYPMAASGIIGFGLSIKILKLLMISNPFLLSIKNKLSRFL is encoded by the coding sequence ATGGCAAAAGTTTCTGTAATTGTTCCGGTTTACAATAGTGAAAAATATATTGAAAAAACCTTGTCATCATTGTTATCTCAAACTCTTGAAGAATTAGAGATAATAATTATAGATGATGGTTCAAAAGACAATAGCCTATTTCTTATTAAGAGTATTCTAGAGAGAACACCTACAAAGAAATTTGTACGATTAATTAACAGAGAAAATAAGGGAGTATCTTTTACACGAAATGAAGGAATAAGACTTGCCAAGGGTGAATATGTAATACAATTAGATAGTGATGACTGGTGTGAAAAGAACTGGATAGAAAAGCTTTATCTTAACGCAATTACTAATGACTCTGACATTGTTATCTGTAATTATAAAAAAGTATTTAGATCAAAAGAATTACTAGTAATTGAGCCTAGATATAATAGTAGTATTGAGTATATAAATGCGATGCTTGTGGGTGATATAAGTGGGTTCAGTTGGAATAAATTGGTTAGAAAGGAAGTAATAATTAGGAACAATATTATTTTTCCTGTTAATATTAATTATTGCGAAGATCTTATATTCTTTATAGATGTTTTTAATTGTTCATCTTCCATTTCATATATAAATGATGCGCTTGTATATTATAATAATGACAACCCATCATCTATTACTAAAAAAATGGATAAGAAAAAGGTTAACCAAATAATAAAATCTATTGATTTTATTGAAGGTAGACTAACGTCTTTGTTTTCAAGTGATGAGGTCTTGTACTATATTGATATATTTAAATTAAACCAAAAATGTTGGATAATGCAAAGTATGTTACCAAATGTACCCAAGTCCATTTGGCTTATGTACCCAGAGTCTAATAAATACATCACAAAATCAAGGCAGCCTTACTATATTAAATACCCAATGGCCGCCTCTGGAATTATAGGGTTTGGTTTGTCCATTAAGATTTTAAAACTGTTAATGATTTCTAACCCTTTCCTGTTAAGTATAAAAAATAAGTTATCTAGGTTCTTATGA
- a CDS encoding glycosyltransferase family 32 protein, producing the protein MSVPKHIHCIWIGKDMPVLYKRCIESWKTVHPDWDFSVWDESIFLDDIPAYFQKAMSDNKVAFASDYLRCYILKKHGGIYVDADMECVKNFHPLLEESFLGYEAPDRLSNGVMAFEANHILIDKLLEYYDNNVGVYKAIPRITTNIVNECNISIKVYPECFFYPYNPYRENSLDQLMYSDIKDNTYAIHHWGKSWNVSRVDALKNIFIQKVKSLKWRR; encoded by the coding sequence ATGTCAGTTCCTAAACATATACATTGTATTTGGATTGGTAAAGATATGCCTGTGCTATATAAACGGTGCATAGAGTCCTGGAAAACTGTACATCCTGACTGGGATTTTTCTGTATGGGATGAAAGTATATTTTTAGATGATATCCCTGCGTATTTTCAAAAAGCTATGTCTGATAATAAAGTTGCATTTGCATCAGATTATTTAAGATGTTATATCTTGAAGAAGCACGGTGGTATTTATGTTGATGCAGATATGGAGTGTGTAAAAAACTTTCATCCTCTATTAGAGGAGTCTTTTCTTGGCTATGAAGCTCCGGATAGATTAAGTAATGGTGTTATGGCTTTCGAAGCTAACCATATTTTGATTGATAAATTGCTGGAATATTATGACAATAACGTCGGCGTCTACAAAGCTATACCAAGGATAACAACAAATATCGTAAATGAGTGCAATATATCTATCAAAGTATATCCTGAATGTTTTTTTTATCCGTATAACCCATATAGAGAAAACAGTCTAGACCAATTGATGTATTCTGATATTAAAGATAATACTTATGCTATACATCATTGGGGTAAATCCTGGAATGTTAGTCGAGTAGACGCACTTAAAAATATTTTTATTCAGAAAGTTAAGAGTTTAAAATGGAGAAGATAA
- a CDS encoding glycosyltransferase family 2 protein → MNEYLVSIVTPTYNSASTIRETYNSICIQSYSNWEWVVTDDCSTDETHQILCNLAKQDSRIKVFRNLVNSGSAISRNNSLKNASGCFVCFIDSDDLWDPNKLELQIRFMLNNNIDFSFTAYELIDEYSTPLNKVVDNQSKSCFSYYDMLKKNATLGCSTVMLKRSILPSELMPNIRTGQDYAFWLTMLKSGINAYLLREVLTKYRIMPNSISRNKFKKALRQWEIYRTLEKLPVMRSIYYFFFYAFHAVFRK, encoded by the coding sequence ATGAATGAATATCTAGTTTCCATTGTTACACCTACATATAACTCCGCCAGCACTATAAGAGAAACATACAACTCAATATGTATTCAATCATATTCGAACTGGGAGTGGGTTGTCACTGACGATTGTTCTACAGATGAAACTCATCAAATCCTTTGTAACCTAGCAAAGCAAGACTCTCGAATAAAAGTTTTCCGAAATTTAGTTAACTCTGGTTCAGCAATATCTAGAAATAACTCTTTGAAAAATGCCTCTGGTTGTTTTGTTTGTTTTATCGATAGCGATGATTTATGGGACCCGAATAAGTTGGAATTACAAATAAGATTCATGTTAAATAATAATATTGATTTTTCATTTACAGCCTATGAATTGATTGATGAATATTCCACACCTCTGAACAAGGTCGTAGATAACCAAAGTAAGTCTTGTTTTAGCTATTACGATATGTTGAAAAAAAATGCTACGCTTGGTTGTTCAACAGTTATGCTTAAAAGAAGTATACTTCCTTCTGAATTAATGCCTAATATTAGAACAGGTCAAGATTATGCGTTTTGGTTGACTATGTTGAAATCAGGAATAAATGCATATTTGTTAAGAGAAGTTTTGACAAAATATAGAATCATGCCAAATTCCATATCTAGAAACAAATTCAAGAAGGCACTACGACAATGGGAAATATATCGCACTCTAGAAAAGTTACCTGTGATGCGTTCTATATACTATTTCTTTTTTTATGCTTTTCACGCAGTATTTAGAAAGTAG
- a CDS encoding lipopolysaccharide biosynthesis protein produces the protein MQKQKKIFKSTLILYFRQAFVVLVSLYTVRVALGALGIEGYGIYTVVAGVVTLCSFLTGTMSSATQRYISYALGKDDINLLKYTFSSNLVIYICMVIIGLIVLESIGLWFVKDVLILPQDMMSSAISLYHYSVFSFLFSFSTAPFVAIIIAHEDMKYFAYISIFESILRLLAVSSLEYIPMDKLELYALLVLLVSSIVFLVYLFTCSIKYSEVQFKRFYFDKNLFKEMFNFAGWSLFGAVTNVIRNQAVTILLNQFFNPATAAARAIAVAISSQINLFSNNFNTALYPEIIKNYAKGNNKELNLTVIEGSKLTFFLMWIFSLPLLFEMQIVLDIWLEDVPANAVLFSQLALIEVLLVSISLPLSTAARAPGKMKQYETILGVMQIFILILSYLFLRLGYEAYSVFIVAIIINILMFVVRLILLSRLIKFSISTYLYSALIPIAVISSTSLIFTYAFKLMLPDGLIFSIVNVVASMIITTILMFYIGLNIEYKVKIKDIIYNKYLNIFQKG, from the coding sequence AAAAAAAAATTTTTAAAAGCACATTAATACTCTATTTTAGACAAGCATTTGTTGTGTTAGTGTCTCTATATACAGTTAGAGTTGCTTTGGGTGCTCTAGGTATAGAAGGTTATGGTATTTACACTGTGGTTGCTGGCGTGGTTACCCTATGTTCGTTTTTGACAGGTACGATGAGTTCAGCCACACAAAGATATATATCATATGCATTGGGTAAGGATGATATTAACCTACTTAAATATACATTTTCTTCAAACTTAGTGATTTACATATGTATGGTTATAATAGGTTTGATTGTACTAGAATCGATAGGGCTATGGTTTGTAAAAGATGTTTTAATTTTACCACAAGATATGATGAGTTCTGCAATTTCACTTTATCACTATAGTGTTTTTTCATTTCTTTTTAGCTTTTCTACGGCGCCTTTTGTTGCTATAATAATAGCTCATGAGGATATGAAGTATTTTGCGTATATATCTATATTTGAGTCTATATTAAGACTTCTGGCTGTTTCGAGCTTAGAATACATACCAATGGACAAGTTAGAATTATATGCTCTTCTAGTATTGCTTGTGTCCTCAATTGTTTTTCTTGTCTATTTGTTTACATGCTCAATTAAGTATAGCGAAGTTCAATTTAAAAGATTTTATTTTGATAAAAATCTTTTTAAAGAAATGTTTAATTTTGCTGGCTGGAGTTTGTTTGGGGCAGTGACCAATGTTATTAGAAATCAAGCAGTAACAATACTTCTTAACCAGTTTTTTAATCCGGCAACAGCTGCAGCCCGTGCTATCGCAGTTGCTATATCCTCTCAGATAAATTTATTTTCGAATAATTTCAATACGGCACTATATCCGGAGATTATCAAAAATTACGCTAAAGGAAACAATAAAGAGCTTAATTTAACTGTTATCGAAGGCTCTAAACTTACGTTCTTCTTAATGTGGATATTTTCCTTGCCATTATTATTTGAAATGCAAATTGTTCTTGATATTTGGTTAGAAGATGTTCCGGCTAATGCAGTTTTGTTCAGCCAGTTAGCTTTGATTGAGGTATTGTTGGTGTCTATTAGTTTGCCATTATCGACTGCAGCAAGAGCACCTGGAAAAATGAAACAATATGAAACAATACTAGGTGTAATGCAAATTTTCATACTGATATTGTCTTACTTATTTTTACGTTTAGGATATGAAGCTTACTCTGTATTTATTGTTGCTATTATTATTAATATACTTATGTTTGTTGTAAGATTAATTTTATTATCTAGATTAATTAAGTTTTCTATATCAACTTATCTTTACAGTGCTCTTATCCCAATAGCGGTAATTTCTAGTACATCATTAATATTTACATATGCTTTTAAACTAATGCTCCCAGATGGATTGATTTTTTCAATTGTAAATGTAGTCGCATCTATGATAATAACTACCATTTTAATGTTCTATATTGGGTTAAATATTGAATATAAGGTAAAAATAAAAGATATCATATATAATAAGTATTTAAATATTTTTCAAAAAGGTTAG
- a CDS encoding thiamine pyrophosphate-binding protein: MSCLYTREKNAQMLIFLLKESGIKKVVASPGNTNISFIGSIQNDPFFEIYSAVDERSAAYLACGLAEESGEIVVLSCTGATASRNYLPALTEAYYRKIPILAVTSTQPTSRVGHNIAQVIDRSVIQNDVVKLSVTLPVIKDDEDLWDCEIKLNQAILELTRNGGGPVHINLPTTFTLPFDVKKLPTFRKIERITKHSTLPELKGKVAVFIGSHKKWSIEETESLDKFCASNNAVVLCDHSSGYRGKYRILSSLIGFQAFLNKTDLKPDVLIHIGEITGDYSISNLIGGNIWRVNEDGEIKDTYRKLRYTFEMSEKEFFESYSKSVELESSYYTKFKDIQYKLSENIPEIPFSNIWTASILSNKLPMGCFIHFAILNSLRSWNFFELDSSISTTANVGGFGIDGPLSTVIGSSLVNSERTYFCVVGDLAFFYDMNALGNRHVGKNLRILLINNGKGTEFKNYDHHASYFSSTSDDFISAAQHFGNKSGDLVKNYVENLGLKYLSANNKEEFLNVSEEFTDSSKSDSSIVLEVFTNDVDESHALKLMHNIIVDKDLKLKKQAKNIIGTKGLKLVRKIRG; the protein is encoded by the coding sequence ATGTCGTGCTTATATACTAGAGAAAAAAATGCCCAGATGCTCATTTTTTTATTGAAAGAGAGTGGTATAAAAAAAGTAGTAGCATCTCCAGGTAATACAAACATTTCCTTTATTGGAAGTATACAAAATGATCCTTTCTTTGAAATATACTCTGCAGTAGATGAAAGATCTGCTGCATATTTGGCTTGTGGTTTGGCCGAAGAAAGTGGGGAAATAGTTGTTTTAAGTTGTACTGGTGCTACTGCTTCGCGTAATTATTTACCCGCTCTTACTGAAGCATATTATCGTAAAATACCCATTCTTGCTGTTACTTCGACTCAACCAACTTCGCGTGTCGGACATAATATTGCGCAAGTAATAGATAGAAGTGTTATTCAGAATGATGTGGTCAAATTAAGTGTTACTCTACCTGTGATAAAGGATGATGAAGATTTATGGGATTGTGAAATAAAACTAAATCAAGCTATTTTAGAGTTAACGCGTAATGGTGGCGGACCTGTACATATTAATTTGCCAACGACATTTACACTACCTTTTGATGTTAAAAAATTGCCAACATTTAGAAAGATAGAACGTATAACAAAACATTCAACGCTACCAGAGTTAAAAGGAAAAGTTGCTGTTTTCATAGGTTCACACAAAAAGTGGAGTATAGAAGAGACAGAAAGCTTAGATAAATTCTGTGCGTCAAATAATGCAGTAGTTTTGTGCGATCATTCAAGTGGTTATAGAGGAAAGTATCGTATACTTTCATCATTGATTGGTTTTCAAGCATTTTTAAATAAAACTGACCTAAAGCCGGATGTACTAATTCATATTGGTGAAATTACAGGTGATTATTCTATATCTAACCTAATAGGTGGTAATATTTGGCGAGTAAATGAAGATGGAGAAATTAAGGATACCTATAGAAAGCTAAGATATACTTTCGAAATGAGTGAAAAAGAATTCTTCGAGTCGTATAGCAAGAGTGTAGAGCTCGAATCTAGTTACTATACTAAGTTTAAGGATATCCAATATAAATTAAGTGAAAATATACCAGAAATTCCATTTTCTAATATTTGGACAGCTTCGATCTTATCTAATAAATTACCAATGGGCTGTTTTATTCACTTTGCTATTTTGAATAGTTTGAGATCATGGAACTTTTTTGAATTGGATTCAAGCATCTCTACAACAGCTAATGTTGGTGGCTTTGGTATAGATGGACCACTATCGACAGTAATTGGTTCATCACTAGTTAATTCAGAACGTACTTATTTTTGCGTGGTTGGAGATTTAGCGTTTTTTTACGATATGAATGCGTTAGGAAATCGTCATGTTGGCAAGAATCTTAGAATTTTGTTGATAAATAATGGTAAAGGTACTGAGTTTAAGAACTATGATCACCATGCATCTTATTTTTCCAGTACAAGTGACGATTTCATTTCAGCAGCTCAACACTTTGGCAATAAATCTGGTGATTTGGTTAAAAACTATGTTGAAAATTTGGGGCTGAAGTATCTTAGTGCAAATAATAAAGAAGAGTTCTTGAATGTATCTGAGGAATTTACTGATAGCTCCAAGTCAGATAGTTCAATAGTATTAGAGGTTTTTACTAATGATGTAGATGAAAGCCATGCTCTCAAATTAATGCATAACATTATAGTAGATAAAGATTTAAAGCTAAAGAAACAAGCTAAGAATATTATTGGCACTAAAGGTCTAAAATTAGTCAGAAAAATACGTGGATAA
- a CDS encoding polysaccharide pyruvyl transferase family protein has product MKTVGIVTFYKAHNYGAVLQAYALKRKLNLLGLDPFFIEFDNEALDENYRLFPYYKKGSKRFVIKSIKQLLDFKRVIIRKRSFDLFIRENLPHRLLKEKISCDCVVIGSDQIWNPFITGGFDPIFFGVNENLVCDKVISYAASMGRAIEHEEYFHDTEFLKLLKNLSHISVRESELGIKIKEKFNFSSNLTIDPTLLLPVQEWDEIAIQPKLSEKYVLVYEVENHPLTPMFIETIRKKYKYEVKVISAKTNYKTAKDIITTASPQEFLGLFKHASFVITSSFHGTVFSIINKIPFFTMKFGNGIDSRSNGILKELGLLDRHIDNMCDLNELIEKDVCFDTAYERLNSLRKEAEDYLVSSLNV; this is encoded by the coding sequence ATGAAAACAGTTGGTATAGTAACTTTCTATAAGGCTCATAATTACGGCGCTGTATTACAAGCTTATGCGCTAAAGCGGAAGTTAAATTTGTTAGGATTAGACCCATTTTTTATAGAATTTGACAATGAAGCATTGGATGAGAACTATCGCCTTTTTCCGTATTATAAAAAAGGTTCTAAGAGATTTGTAATAAAATCTATTAAGCAATTATTAGATTTTAAAAGAGTAATCATTAGAAAAAGATCTTTTGATTTGTTTATAAGAGAAAATCTACCACACCGACTCTTAAAAGAAAAAATTTCTTGTGATTGTGTAGTTATTGGTAGTGACCAGATTTGGAATCCTTTTATTACAGGTGGTTTCGATCCTATTTTTTTTGGTGTCAACGAAAATTTAGTTTGCGATAAAGTTATTTCTTACGCAGCTAGTATGGGAAGAGCAATAGAACATGAAGAGTATTTTCACGACACTGAATTTTTGAAATTATTAAAGAATTTGAGTCATATTTCAGTCAGAGAAAGCGAATTAGGGATTAAGATAAAAGAAAAATTTAACTTTAGTTCGAACTTAACAATTGACCCAACATTATTATTGCCAGTACAAGAGTGGGACGAGATAGCAATACAGCCAAAGCTGAGTGAAAAATATGTTTTGGTGTATGAGGTTGAAAACCACCCGTTAACACCTATGTTTATAGAAACTATTAGAAAAAAATATAAATATGAAGTGAAAGTTATAAGTGCAAAAACCAACTATAAAACAGCTAAAGACATTATAACAACTGCTTCACCACAAGAATTCCTAGGTTTGTTTAAGCATGCTAGCTTTGTAATTACATCGAGTTTTCACGGCACAGTTTTTTCTATAATTAATAAAATCCCATTTTTTACTATGAAATTTGGAAATGGTATAGATAGTAGATCAAACGGTATACTTAAAGAATTAGGTTTATTGGATCGTCATATTGACAATATGTGTGATTTAAATGAATTGATCGAGAAAGATGTATGCTTTGATACTGCATATGAAAGGTTGAATTCATTAAGGAAAGAAGCTGAAGATTACTTAGTTTCGTCTCTTAATGTTTAG
- a CDS encoding EpsG family protein, which translates to MYIVVSIVLIFFAPLWIVLIINALLATCISNRLLIPVGIVQLIISTLLCSSVDVTGDLSNYSLLYSNIDNEYFRYEFYSEPFILYIFSLFNSLGVEFKVLLQTTSLIINGLLLIYLIKFGKYDFLRFFILLLTYPIYFQTQLYLYRQSLAVCLLLIALIVRSFGFKIFFLLLSVFSHSSSILYLLMLAFSKMFKPSIYRTHLIVLFMLALALPITVEMLTSFLSGFSGISYALNRKLDFFLRQDELDVSIKIYSTLLIPLHLAFLLLIKTKKKIDLKPITFLFLSLYYFALFFRDYSILPTRISYPILWLSPLFIYLLSLEQDFKIKLSHRIVLSLLICFSIFRFVGINDSNKTNIPFRNNDIETYSIFEYFGDL; encoded by the coding sequence ATGTATATAGTTGTATCCATAGTTCTTATTTTTTTTGCTCCTTTATGGATTGTACTAATAATAAACGCACTTTTGGCAACTTGCATTTCAAATAGGCTACTAATTCCTGTAGGTATAGTTCAACTAATTATTTCTACTTTGCTTTGTTCTTCAGTGGATGTTACTGGAGACTTAAGTAACTACAGCTTATTGTATAGCAATATTGATAATGAATACTTTAGGTATGAGTTTTATTCTGAGCCCTTTATATTATATATTTTCAGCTTATTTAACTCATTAGGGGTTGAGTTTAAAGTACTGCTACAAACTACATCATTAATAATAAATGGATTGTTATTAATTTATCTTATCAAGTTTGGGAAGTATGATTTCCTTAGATTTTTTATTTTGTTGCTAACATATCCTATATATTTTCAAACGCAGTTATATTTATATAGACAATCATTAGCAGTGTGTTTATTGCTTATTGCTCTTATTGTAAGAAGTTTTGGTTTTAAAATCTTTTTTTTACTATTGTCTGTATTTAGTCACTCGTCATCAATATTATATTTGTTGATGCTTGCTTTTTCTAAAATGTTCAAGCCTTCAATATATAGGACCCATCTAATTGTTTTATTCATGCTAGCATTAGCATTGCCGATCACAGTAGAGATGCTTACGTCTTTTTTATCTGGATTTTCTGGTATAAGTTATGCCCTAAATAGAAAGTTGGATTTTTTTTTGAGGCAAGATGAGCTTGATGTAAGTATCAAAATTTACAGTACATTATTAATTCCATTGCATTTGGCTTTTCTGTTATTGATTAAAACGAAGAAAAAGATCGATCTAAAGCCTATAACTTTCTTGTTTTTGTCTTTGTATTATTTCGCTTTATTCTTTAGGGATTACTCGATTCTGCCTACACGTATATCGTACCCGATACTATGGTTGTCTCCGTTGTTTATATACTTATTGTCATTGGAGCAAGATTTTAAGATAAAGCTTTCCCATCGAATTGTATTATCCTTACTTATATGTTTCTCTATTTTTCGGTTTGTAGGTATAAATGATTCTAACAAGACAAATATTCCATTTAGAAATAATGATATAGAAACATATTCCATTTTTGAATATTTTGGAGATTTATAA
- a CDS encoding glycosyltransferase family A protein, which translates to MIHKIKVLAISFFKSILYTLYSLFSYKNGINKDSNFIVSLTTYNKRLPFVYLTIESILRQKFKPRSVILVLSNKDCSTERLPYLLTRLQKRGLEIKFVDDNYKSYKKLSYCFDYEFNQGDFIVTADDDVFYPNYWLEKFQSKVLENSTIIYCYRGRIITFKNNDSLIDYNEWPIANTSNVSDNYLIPTGVSGVCYPYEAISNLVCHFDLIDKFCPNADDIWYKLMTTKNGCKSALVENDSVHFTPIITGFEKGLEKVNVHNNQNVKQFIQSMSALGITRNDFNYE; encoded by the coding sequence ATGATCCATAAGATAAAAGTACTTGCTATATCTTTCTTTAAATCAATTCTTTATACGCTTTATTCTTTATTTTCTTATAAAAATGGAATTAATAAAGATAGCAATTTTATTGTATCATTAACAACTTATAATAAACGGCTTCCGTTTGTATATTTAACTATAGAGAGTATTTTAAGACAAAAATTCAAACCTAGAAGTGTTATTTTGGTCTTATCAAATAAAGATTGTAGCACAGAAAGATTACCATACCTTTTGACAAGATTGCAAAAACGAGGGCTGGAAATAAAGTTTGTAGATGATAATTATAAGTCTTATAAAAAATTGTCGTATTGTTTTGATTATGAGTTCAATCAAGGTGATTTTATAGTAACTGCCGATGATGATGTTTTCTATCCTAATTACTGGCTTGAAAAATTTCAAAGTAAGGTTTTAGAAAATTCAACTATCATATACTGTTATCGTGGGAGAATTATTACATTCAAAAATAATGACAGTTTGATTGATTATAATGAATGGCCAATTGCTAATACAAGTAATGTAAGTGATAATTATTTAATACCAACAGGAGTCTCGGGAGTTTGTTACCCTTATGAGGCCATTTCAAATTTGGTATGTCACTTTGATCTTATTGATAAGTTTTGCCCTAATGCGGATGATATTTGGTACAAGTTGATGACAACTAAAAATGGATGTAAATCAGCACTGGTTGAGAATGATAGTGTACATTTTACACCGATTATTACTGGTTTTGAAAAAGGTTTAGAAAAGGTTAACGTGCACAATAATCAAAATGTTAAACAGTTTATTCAGAGTATGAGTGCGCTGGGTATAACAAGGAACGACTTTAATTATGAATGA